Proteins found in one Ovis canadensis isolate MfBH-ARS-UI-01 breed Bighorn chromosome 20, ARS-UI_OviCan_v2, whole genome shotgun sequence genomic segment:
- the LOC138425622 gene encoding uncharacterized protein: MGLRLLLHDASLQFPAAERRPGGLRSGVRGWLRGWLRLAAPGSGRWQFPPAPGAAPTALGEGGRRGERRGERRGAGGQGVLALQPGSSGAGAAPARLLLPPLPPPPSPPPAFPPHLARPGLRTRPRPASQARGRVPRRWPQSPAARDCGGGHPELLAASLPNRRSPASGERAREPGSHLLATGEDGRVSLAARFPVPTPREQELDETCKHEPYGEKTLLCVLSGRTAAAAVCHLRHSKRESAREKKKKKSLSLVLEPPFKKPGHFRAAESNSQKPE, translated from the exons ATGGGTTTGCGGCTGCTGCTACATGACGCCTCCTTGCAGTTCCCGGCGGCGGAACGGAGACCCGGCGGGCTTCGGAGCGGGGTGCGCGGGTGGCTGCGGGGCTGGCTCCGGCTCGCGGCTCCCGGCTCCGGCCGCTGGCAGTTCCCGCCCGCTCCCGGCGCCGCACCTACGGCCCTAGGTGAAGGCGGAAGGCGTGGGGAGAGGCGGGGAgagcggcgcggggcggggggccAGGGTGTCCTCGCGCTCCAGCCGGGCTCCAGTGGGGCGGGGGCAGCTCCGGCGcggctcctcctccctcctttgcctcctcctccttctcctcctccagcgTTTCCTCCTCACCTCGCGAGACCCGGCCTCCGCACACGTCCCAGGCCGGCCTCCCAAGCCCGGGGGCGCGTTCCCCGGCGCTGGCCGCAGAGCCCGGCAGCGCGAGACTGCGGCGGCGGGCACCCGGAGCTCCTCGCGGCCTCCCTCCCGAACCGCCGAAGCCCTGCGTCTGGAGAGAGGGCGAGGGAGCCTGGGAGCCATCTGCTGGCCACTGGGGAGGACGGCCGGGTGAGCCTGGCCGCCCGATTCCCCGTCCCCACCCCCCG GGAGCAGGAGCTAGACGAAACCTGTAAACACGAACCATATGGTGAGAAAACacttttgtgtgtgctcagtgggcGCACCGCCGCCGCCGCAGTTTGCCATCTCAGACATTCGAAGCGGGAGAGCGCacgcgaaaaaaaaaaaaaaaaaagcctttcacTCGTGCTGGAACCTCCTTTTAAAAAGCCAGGGCATTTTCGTGCAGCTGAGAGTAATTCACAAAAGCCAGAATGA